A genome region from Solanum pennellii chromosome 12, SPENNV200 includes the following:
- the LOC107007714 gene encoding uncharacterized protein LOC107007714 codes for MQSTQAKYISLLPNSIRKTSDFSSRNLAVNHSNSFSRNGVLPNLHLRLQKPIVSAWKKKKPSGSVRSTKIMLESAYFIASKLKLLPEPLDSIIREFGGGNGGGSGFRFGLGGFDGWGRRKSRKKMNWGFGVVFFVILGVGLWLILMKRLEIDVFLGGLGLTLFGFSVNVWKRGVLDWALGFCCCAALIGLLLKQDLQKLVSFLGNIKIARRKRKRRLF; via the coding sequence ATGCAGAGCACTCAAGCAAAGTATATTTCACTTTTACCAAATTCAATTCGAAAAACCAGTGACTTTTCTTCAAGAAATCTAGCAGTGAACCATTCAAATTCATTTTCCAGAAATGGGGTTCTTCCCAATTTGCATTTGCGTTTGCAGAAACCGATTGTATCAgcttggaaaaagaaaaagccATCTGGGTCTGTTAGATCAACGAAAATCATGCTAGAATCAGCTTACTTCATTGCGTCAAAGCTCAAGCTATTGCCAGAGCCATTGGATTCTATTATAAGGGAATTTGGAGGTGGAAATGGTGGAGGTAGTGGGTTTAGGTTTGGGTTAGGGGGTTTCGATGGgtggggaagaagaaaaagtagaaaaaagatGAATTGGGGATTTGGGGTTGTGTTTTTTGTGATTCTTGGTGTTGGgctatggttgattttgatgaaaagATTGGAAATTGATGTGTTTTTGGGTGGTTTAGGTTTAACCCTTTTTGGGTTTTCTGTTAATGTGTGGAAAAGAGGGGTTTTGGATTGGGCATTAGGGTTTTGTTGTTGTGCTGCATTGATAGGTTTGTTGTTGAAACAAGATTTGCAGAAATTGGTTAGTTTTCTTGGTAACATAAAGATTGCTAGGAGGAAGAGGAAAAGAAGACtcttttaa
- the LOC107007626 gene encoding putative dual specificity protein phosphatase DSP8 has product MKIVELDDLLIEGDSKCVNSERRVIVGVDAKRVLVGAGARILFYPTLLYNVFRNKIQSEFRWWDQIDQFLLLGAVPFPSDVPRLKQLGVGGVITLNEPYETLVPSSLYHAHGIDHLVIPTRDYLFAPSFVDINRAVDFIHRNASCGLTTYVHCKAGRGRSTTVVLCYLVEYKNMTPAAALEYVRSRRPRVLLAPSQWKAVQGFKRQRMASSPLSSDAVLITKADLEGYHSSSDDSRGKELALVPRIARTQPMIARLSCLFASLKVSGGYGPVTRQLTEARAC; this is encoded by the exons ATGAAGATTGTGGAATTGGATGACTTGTTAATAGAAGGTGATAGTAAGTGTGTGAACTCTGAGAGACGTGTGATTGTTGGTGTTGATGCTAAGAGAGTTTTGGTTGGTGCTGGAGCTCGAATCCTCTTCTATCCGACACTTTTGTACAATGTTTTTCGTAACAAAATTCAATCGGAGTTCAGATGGTGGGATCAAATCGATCAG TTTCTCCTTCTTGGAGCAGTTCCATTCCCATCGGATGTCCCTCGGTTGAAGCAGCTTGGTGTTGGTGGTGTAATAACGCTGAATGAACCTTATGAAACTTTGGTACCATCATCATTGTATCAT GCCCATGGAATAGACCATCTCGTTATTCCAACCAGAGATTATCTTTTTGCACCCTCTTTCGTGGATATAAACCGAGCAGTAGATTTTATTCACA GGAATGCATCCTGTGGTCTGACTACTTATGTGCATTGCAAGGCCGGAAGGGGAAGGAGCACAACTGTTGTGCTTTGCTATTTG GTCGAATATAAGAATATGACTCCTGCTGCAGCGCTGGAATATGTCCGTTCCAGAAGACCTAGAGTTCTATTGGCTCCTTCTCAATGGAAG GCTGTTCAAGGATTCAAGCGGCAGCGAATGGCATCTTCTCCACTCTCTAGTGACGCTGTGTTGATCACTAAAGCAGATCTTGAAGGGTATCATTCTTCTTCTGACGATAGTCGTGGTAAGGAGCTAGCCCTTGTTCCCAGAATCGCAAGAACACAGCCAATGATAGCTCGATTATCCTGCCTCTTTGCGTCACTGAAAGTATCAGGTGGCTATGGACCCGTTACCAGGCAACTAACCGAGGCACGAGCCTGCTAA
- the LOC107007228 gene encoding mitochondrial-processing peptidase subunit alpha, with translation MYRCVSSRLSSLKARQGNRVLTRFSSSAAVATKPSGGLFSWITGDTSSSVTPLDFPLNDVKLSPPLPDYVEPAKTQITTLANGVKVASEASVNPAASIGLYVDCGSIYETPASYGATHLLERMAFKSTLNRSHLRIVREIEAIGGNVTASASREHMIYTYDALKTYVPQMVEMLVDCVRNPAFLDWEVKEQLEKVKAEISEYSKNPQHLLLEAVHSAGYAGPYGNSLMATEATINRLNSTVLEEFVAANYTAPRMVLAASGVEHEEFLKVAEPLLSDLPKVSATEEPKPVYVGGDYRCQADAEMTHFALAFEVPGGWMSEKESMTLTVLQMLMGGGGSFSAGGPGKGMYSRLYLRVLNQYPQIHAFSAFSSIYNNTGLFGIQGTTGSDFGPQAVDVAVKELIAVANPSEVDQVQLNRAKQATKSAILMNLESRMVASEDIGRQLLTYGERKPVEHFLKAIDAVSAKDIASVVQKLISSPLTMASYGDVLSLPSYDAVSSRFRSK, from the exons ATGTACAGATGCGTATCGTCTCGTCTCAGCTCTCTTAAG GCACGTCAAGGCAACAGGGTCTTGACAAGATTTTCAAGTTCAGCTGCTGTTGCAACAAAGCCATCTGGGGGTCTTTTTAGTTGGATAACTGGTGATACGTCAAGTTCAGTGACTCCCTTGGACTTTCCCCTCAATGATGTTAAACTCTCGCCACCATTACCTGATTATGTAGAACCTGCAAAGACTCAGATAACGACTCTCGCCAATGGTGTCAAAGTGGCCTCTGAAGCATCGGTG AATCCTGCTGCCTCAATTGGCCTTTATGTTGACTGTGGCTCTATTTACGAGACAccagcttcatatggagccaccCACCTCTTGGAACGCATGGCCTTCAAAAGCACGTTAAACCGGAGTCACTTGCGTATTGTACGAGAAATTGAAGCAATTGGTGGTAATGTAACAGCTTCAGCCTCACGAGAGCATATGATCTACACTTATGATGCGTTGAAAACTTATGTACCACAAATGGTGGAGATGCTTGTTGACTGTGTTAGAAATCCTGCATTCCTGGATTGGGAAGTTAAAGAACAG CTTGAGAAGGTTAAAGCTGAGATTAGCGAGTACTCCAAAAACCCTCAACACTTGCTTTTGGAGGCAGTTCATTCTGCTGGTTATGCTGGTCCATATGGGAATTCTCTGATGGCCACAGAAGCTACAATAAACAGGTTAAACAGCACAGTGCTGGAGGAGTTTGTAGCT GCTAATTATACTGCTCCTCGGATGGTTCTTGCTGCATCTGGTGTTGAACATGAAGAATTCTTAAAAGTTGCAGAACCTCTTCTGTCTGATTTACCTAAGGTGTCCGCCACTGAGGAGCCTAAGCCTGTGTATGTGGGAGGAGATTACCGCTGTCAAGCCGATGCAGAG ATGACTCATTTTGCCCTTGCCTTTGAAGTTCCCGGTGGCTGGATGTCTGAAAAAGAATCAATGACATTAACAGTTCTTCAG ATGCTTATGGGAGGAGGTGGATCTTTCTCAGCTGGCGGTCCTGGAAAAGGGATGTACTCAAGATTAT ATCTTCGTGTCTTAAATCAGTACCCGCAGATTCACGCATTCTCTGCATTCAGCAGCATTTACAATAACACTGGATTATTTGGAATTCAAGGAACTACG GGCTCTGATTTTGGGCCTCAAGCTGTTGATGTAGCAGTTAAAGAGCTTATCGCGGTAGCAAACCCTAGTGAAG TCGACCAAGTACAGCTAAACCGTGCTAAACAGGCAACAAAGTCTGCCATTCTGATGAACTTGGAATCCCGG ATGGTTGCATCAGAAGATATCGGCAGACAACTTTTGACATATGGAGAGAG GAAACCAGTGGAGCATTTCTTGAAAGCCATTGATGCAGTTTCAGCAAAAGATATTGCTTCCGTTGTGCAGAAGCTTATTTCTTCTCCTCTGACCATGGCATCCTACGGAGATG TTCTCTCCCTCCCATCATACGATGCAGTCAGCAGCAGGTTCCGTTCCAAATAA